Sequence from the Microplitis demolitor isolate Queensland-Clemson2020A chromosome 2, iyMicDemo2.1a, whole genome shotgun sequence genome:
TCGATACTTATCGACAAACAAACgagctaattaattaattcattcactttttgattaattaattaataaatgtaattgcaattatttatcaatgaatTAGGGAATGGAGGAAACAGGAGCCATGTCTTCCATACTCACGGATACGCAGTAAATGTAATAGGACATGGATCATTCGGACGTGCAATTACTCGAGATGAAATCGTATCTCTTGATGAATCCAATCAGCTGCCGCGGAATTTCATTGATCCTCCGAAAATGGATACCTTCGTAGTTCCGAATAAGGGCTacgttattttgaatttttacacAGACAATATCGGCTACTGGTTATGGGAATTCCGGAGCATCGAGGCAACACATGCGCCGGCAATGCAATTCGTTTTGCAAGTCGGCAATCAAGAGAGCATGCCAACGGTGCCTATTGATTTTCCGACTTGCGGGAATCACAAGGGTCCGGACTTGATTTTCGAGGATGATTGagctgatatttttattttactgtacactgtatattttatttattttgtgtaataaaagatatttttatttatttattaataaagaagtgagggtaaattattatatttttatattaaatgttcattatttaattgcattgattgagaaaaaaaattttgaactggAAACAAGCTTAGGCGCGAGTGTCGGCAGCGCTAGCCATTGGCTCATGCTGCCAACCAAGAGATTTTGGAAAATagtgatgaattttttatatgacaGTTTTTAGATATCAAGGATTGAAACAAATGGGAGGTTTGAATGAACCGCATCGTGGAAAATTCGGTGGCGCTGGTGGTAAATCGGAATCAGATCcaacatgaaaaattaatttcattccAGTTATTGAGTGCCAGTCGAAGTGACAATGGAACAACCAGTACCCTATTGTTGGATCATCAAATTAaagattattgataaattaatcgatacttaaatttacaataatattttaaaaacctgGATTATTAGCGTGGAAGCGAAAAATAACCCAGCCGCCTTGTGGCACGAGTATGGAATCTTTAGCGGAAGGTCTGTCGTAAGATTTATTGACCAGTCGCTCGCGATGTTTGGTCATTACTTTGTCTATGTCTTCATTCGAGAGATCCGACTGATCTGGAAGACTTCCAATCTCGAAGACGTGGAAGTGTCCGCCGTGTAGATGAAACGGATGAATCATCCAAGGCAGCAAAGCtgtaaataatcaattgattaataaattaataattaatacaaaaagGTTGGTTTTACTTCTATCGTAGATTACGACTTCGACGATGGAATGAAGAGGAATATTCCTAACATGCGTGCATGAACAGTGCATTGATCCATTCTTTGCTTTGCAGTAATCAGAGTCCGGGCCGTCGCAGAAATAATTTCGGCCCTCGGGTTCCGTTAATGGAGGCGCGCTGggtgttttgaaaattatatcatCAACTACACTTACTAATGGATTGTTATGCAAGGCAACTGTTGGTAAGGAATGTATAAACAATTAGATAAACTACAGTCCCACTCCATTAACTCGGACAGTGTACTTAAAATTGTCAGTTCTTGGTAAAAGGAGAAAAAGTTTTAGTCTTacgaaaatattttgcatatttttttggatcaggattgtataatatatcaaAAGTGTTAGTCCTATTGTAATTATGATGCCAAAATGGCAAGCGAATTTGAACATCTGGTTGAACCTTTAGAATTTCTTCGTCGAATGGAGCGGCAGTTTTCAGATTACTAGAGCAGATTGTTCCCTCCTCGGGATTACATGACGCGTCTAGTGGATTGTACAGCTGGAATAGATGggtaaatagtaaataattgaatgttatgtataaataagtGAATGTATACTATTCCACGCGTTAATCCATCGGAGTATGTCGGAGGGTCGCTGGGGTCAGAATCTTGTTGATCGGAGCCTTGATACTGGAGCTTTGCCAATTGGTTAACTTCGGTCTCTTGACACTCTCCGAGCCCGCGTACTTGTATCCAGTAAGTCTTAACATCGGTGTTGTTTGTGTTTATTACAAAATCGATGCGTTCGCCAGATCCAATTACAATAGTGTCAACATTAACCGGCTCAACATTAACTCCGTCTTGAGCGATCAATAGTAATTGATGATCTTCGATGTTGAACTGCGCTAGACACACTGATGTAAAGGCATTTATCAATCGAAAACGGTATCTGGCATTTGGTTTAACGTCAAACGTTTCCAGTTCGATGTCGGTCTCGGTTCCATCTTCCGACTAAAAGAAATTCATTGAATTACTTTTCATTGGCTTGGAATTTATCAGCTGATGTTAAATCAGAGTTACTTTATAAGTCCCGCGGCCGTTGATTAAAATATTCGAGGGAGTTTGACCTGACAACCGATGACGCATTCCAGGAAAACGTTCGGTAGCCAGCTCGTGCATCCAGTCGCTGATGAGGATGACGTGCTCCGGTTCATCAAAGTCGTAGTACTGAGCACTCGGGTCGTCTTCTAGCGGCTCGCGGATTATCAGTGGACCGTGCTGTCCGTCTAGCCGATGGAACGCGACATGAGAATGCCAGAAGTAAGTTCCCGATTGGGCAGCTGCAAACTGGTATCGAAATGTATCGAATGACTCGATTGGACACTGCGTCACAAAGGGAACTCCGTCGTAATGCTGATAATTCTCCTGATATAGCCCGTGCCAGTGCATGGTCGTTGCAATACCCTCTGCCATGTTTTCAACGTCCACTACTATGTAATCATTTTTGCAAACCttggataaatattttatgtataatatttgTTCAGGTATcactatattaattttactggttaaaatttaatgagtattGATTTTTTGTGTATTTACTCACTTGTATTTGAGGACCGGGTATCATTCGATTGACTGAAAAAACCGTCCGCTCGATTCCATCAACTAGAATACACGCACACTCTGGTTTGTTTTTCAACCCTTGTCTCGTTGTCGGTTTACACAGCTCGCATGCACTGAAATTTATATTccacatatttaattatttgtatttatttatttttttatgcttcaggtgatttcaattattttataattaatttaataataaaaaataataaaatataaatgaaaaatagtaaaatttattaaatttcctgcAACTTTGATctctataacttattatttaaactcaatTATAAAGTTACTGCAATTAAAGCaactagattatttttttcatcagtaATTAGCTGATCCCAAACCTTTAAACAGTTGTAACTTTGAAACTAGTGATTTTATGGGATTTTTTATAGagacaaaagttgtaggaaattgaatttcctttTCAAAGACCACCAACAAAGTCCATTTATCTCAATAACTTCTCAGAATATcggttaaacaaaaaataattacttgctGAGAGCGGGGAATAATTCTAGTGAAAAAAAGTAGTAGCAGATTTTCGGCGGCTCATCTTTGGTGCATTTTCGTGTGCACTCTTCCGGCATGCTCAGTTTTAATCCATTGCTCACACATTGCTTAGTATAAACCGAAATAggcagaataaaaaaaaaaattattaacattttgaatataatttaagtaaaacaGCCGCGAACTTGACAATCGAAATTGTCTGAAAGAATGCCTGCATTAGGCTATCGCTTACTTTGATAAGAACAAACTAACTTCTTTTTTATCAGCGTAAGCAAATTAAATGatagttaataatatttcaagtaCTTAAACTAATTATCGTATTTACTGTAAATACTTATGTacattttcattgaataataaaattttcgccAAATGACCGAGAATTTTGAACTTGACaaaataagactttttttgaagaataaaatttttcgatatctcGCTTAGTTTTCGAAGAAATggattttaagaaaaatattatttttttaaaaaaagtgaaaaatttcatagattttaatatcttaattttttaaatattttttccggaaAGTATATTCAGagaggaaaattttgaaaaaaaaaaaaaaatatctgagtgaatacactgcaaaaaatctggagtgaatttggattatatttaaatccgaattcccTCCGATTcgcgataaaaaataatagaaaattttcggtgGCTTCTTTTTGTTACACaggcggtaaatttaaattcattatcagCATAAGCCGACAaagtaagaaataataaatgaaaaaaagacaTCCAAGGTCTAGTTCCTTCAATGTCTCAGctcgaattaaaattaaaggcACCAGCCGATATCGATATAAtcgcaattaaaaaataataataataatatgcaaggtattgttaaattaaaatatcatctGACAGTTTATTTAGCAATAATAGAGGACTAAGAGTAACGATGTATCCTCGAGCTGACAGTGATGGAAcgttgaagaaaataaaaacacacgTCACTAGCTCACGGCATCCGGTTGTTGTAAAGGGTGAAAAAAAAGCTCGTATGTGTAATGTACAAGCACTAAAAAAAGGTAAACATCAGCGTGACTGTTTACGAGGTAAAAAACCGCCTTGATCATCGTCAACGTGTAACCATGCAAGCTACGTCTGCCTCTGCCTCTGCCTCATCTACCGCGAGCTCTAGCCGGAGCTTTACTTCCCAGTCAGAGCTTTTCATCACCgagtaaatgtataaaaaaggTTCCCATTGTCCAGATCCATTTGCATTTGGTTTTTTTACACTTGCTTCCATAACTACAGAGGCTAGTGCTGGTATTGATGCTGGTATTGCTGGCTTTCAGGTCCTCGAGAATATAAAAACCGTCGAAGCTCTTCACTTCTATAGAACGCGACATTTCCGTCATTCATACTAGTCCCGACTCCCAGCTCCCGACTCCCGACTTCCAGCTCGCGAGTTTGCAGTCACTGATACCCGGGTAAAAACATTTTCCCAAAATTAacctgaaaatatataattttattcaaacagGCCTAAATTTCGCCAAAATCATGTAAAACAAGTagaaatttattggaaaaacCCGAAAACTCGCTGAAAACAcatcgaaattttattatttttcataaaattaaccGGAAATTGGTCGAAAAATTGAGTCGGCCGAATTTCGgccatagtattttttttttctaaatgaaattatagaaaaatttaaagtttttgggaatttttagGCCTAGTTCAGTAACTGGGCCCTTTGTCggcttgaaatttttgttaccTGGGATACTGACCAACATTTTGCCTAACGgtaaattacgaaaaaaaatttcccttttttttccgattaaatggctaataaataatacgagatttaattaaactgaAGTATAAATTCAGTGCGGATGTTATTAAGTTTTCAGATTGTGTCGTTAATAATTGTTTGAGCTAGTGGGGATGGAAATTAACTGGATGGTATAGAGGGTGAAGATGGGTTACTTTGAAAGAGGCTTGATTTTaaggtaaatattatttaaaatgtaattattatggcgattatttatatattttgtagtgCGACGTTTTAGGATTATTAGATTTTACATCGGAATTATGGTAAAACTGATGAGTCGCGTGAGCTTTAACacccaattaaatttaagtagtctttgtaaatttatttaatgagcAGAATTTTCAGTTtgggtaaataatttaatggcaATTATCTCCATTattgtaagaaaaataaatctaacgTAATAACATTGTTGTAAGGAGTAAAAGCAATCACATGGATTGTCAGGTTCCTTGTAGCAGGTAGAAAAGACAgctggaaaataaaaaaagagccATCACCGCAGCTCTTTGTGGCAAAGCGTCATCTGATCTCGAAGACTTTCTTCAGCACTCTATTGTACTCACTACAATAATAAGGCTTGTCACTCTGTTACACCACTTTTCtttatacaattttctatGATGTCAACTTATAACATacattcaagaaaaaatataaaaataataatttataaaatgattacTTTCAAACTTTAATCACAAATATCTCAGAAAGTTAATGGAATAAATAGACGTCAAAGGTGGTCACGGAactggaaatttaatttcctataattttagtccttataaaaaaatctagaaaACCAatcgttcaaaagttatagctAATTAAAGACTTGgatagttttttcaaaaaaacgatattttaaatttgatttaaaatggCTTTATCTCGAAAAATATCAGTCTTAGGGCATTTTTTAATAGGACCAAAGttgtggaaaatttaatttccaataattttggTTTGATTACAAAATGTCGTAAGatgaatatttcaaaagttacacGGCAATTACTGAAATGTCGTAAAGaagataaattgaattttgaattccgatttaaaaaattcataaaattgtaaaaataatgatttttggtAAGATGTTATGAGTGTAAACTGTATACTACAAGAGTTAGGTCATAACAATTGCTAAGGAAATATCTTGAGGTTATTAAAGCTGCAACAACAGTAATTGTCAGTCTGGTATATTCTATTTTACAGATAACGCGAGGCGTCTTAACGCTTGGATCCTTTTAACCCCCTAAGGACTCTATCAACTACACtctagtttaataataataactagtGTCTTATCTTAATAACACTCATTGTCATTGTTCTGAGCCTTGAcctgaaaaaatcaaataataataataatagtaataaccTTTGGCAACTATCTAAGgaggtaatttaattattttatttaacaatagaCGTCCACTTAGGCTTGTATGACCGGCActctcattaattatttaatttagctGAGCACACCGGCTAAAGACTTAACTGCTGGGTTTAACGTCTGATAAAAAAAGCTAAATCCTCGCGAGCCTACTGCGCTAAGAGATCCGGGTCTTTTGCTGTGGAGAAGCTACAGAACCGGGATATGGGTGCGGAGGACAAAGAGAATGTAGTATCGGGTAATGTAGTGGAAAGAGGGTAAAAAATGTGTGTTCTTTAGCAAAGAATAGAAAAACGAGAGGAATGTATGGCGGCCGGACAGTCTTGAAAGCTCtgctaactttttttttacgcttcTGTAGACTATGGAACAGTAGTTGAgattattaaagaaataaataaataaaagggattttcttttttaggaatttcagataaaagacttgaaatatttttttaacgccTATTAAAACTTAAGCGTTTAATAATCTTTGGTTTATTTACGACTGACAGATAGCCGCGGcggttatttaaatgaaaacgaattaaaataaaattaaggatAAATGAGAGTTGTAATTTGACAGAATTTGTAGAAATGAATCTGAGGATTGCGAGAACTCAGCAGACAGCGTGTTGTTAATTAACGGCTTGACACCTGGACCAGCCATAGAAGTACGTAAAAGCACTTGCCGAATTAactgaacaaataaatttaattgggtaaataataaataattaaaattacaacacAACAGATATGTCTTGGCGACAGCGTAGAAATATTCGTCCacaacaaattattatcaacggAGATCTCATTCCACTGGCACGGTATCAGCCAACAAGGATCTTCACACATGGACGGCGTCGCAATGATAACCCAGTGTCCAATTCTCCCGTTCACCAGCTTCCGGTATGACTTTAAGCCCGACAGTAATGGAACTTATTTCTATCACGCCCACTCAAGTATTTATCGCCCATCAATCTCCAATCCACCCGCAACACAAactgtattaaataaatatttttaaatcagtttATCAACAAGCCGGCGGTTTGCACGGAGCTCTGATAGTAAACTCCCCGTCAGACGACCAGACTCtacaaaatacttttattctaTCAGCAAAATCAGATGATATCTCGCCGCTATCGTCCTCTCAATCCGCTCCAATCGCTCTGACAATAAACGGCAAGGTAATCAAACAATTATATCTTGATATATATCATAAAATccaattactattatttatataaaaactcttCAGATGAATAATGCAGAGTGGACCGTCCGCAGAGGCAACAATTACCGTCTAAGGTTAATAAATGCCAAAATTTTCTGGCCGCTTGCATTTTTCATCGACGAGCAGCCATAAatcataaaacttaaaaatccCCAGTTAGATATAACATACACGGTAATCTATAATTCCAGGTCCCGTGGAATCTTATTCGCGTGTTGACTGGGTTCATGTCCCAGAGCCAAAGGAACTTCGTATCGGGTAATAAATTTTGGCATACCGCCTTCTGTAGTTTAGCCTAAACTCAACACCGTTTCGGTGTTTCCACGAGTAGCAAAAGCTCACCTTcgctatacatatatacggctgttgtatatatacatatgttgAACCGCGTAAAGTTATTCTGTCTAGAATTCTCTCGTTCTAAACACTAACACTCATCATCGAGTCTAGTGCACAGTCTGTAGTCTGCAGTCTGCAAGGTAAAGCCTCGGATGTAGAGAGTAGAGTCTAGAAAGGGTGATGTATACAGTGGGACTGCTCTAGAATAGTAGTTGGTAGAACGTAACAGCGAGATCGCGTGTCGACTAGCTGATCATGCTGAAAACATTAAACTCTGTACAAACTTCTAGCCCATTACCATCCGTCTTTGAGGCAAGAAAACTTACTGCTCTGCTACTACTTCTGCTATTACTTGTTACTAGGAAAGCTCCTCCCACCTGCTATCGCGGTTTGATTGATGTGGGTGAATTATTAGCGTTTAAACATATCTGGCAACATCTTCCAAGTTGTTCGATTTTCTCTGGCTCTTTCTTTTCGCCGGgtatatatttagattaagATATATTAATCTTGATGGCTGGTTGGTCGGTTGGTGGGTCATGTCGAGATGCTTCCAGAGTACGCTCGAATCTCCAGTCTCCAGTCCGGGAATTAAAGGAGTCTAGACTATGAACAATCGGGACTGGGGCTGAGATAGACTGAGACGCGAGATGCTGACCGAAGATACTGTGGACAGTTTCCGACGTTATCGTTAACGTGAGCTTTGCCGTAGTTGTGAAAGTTAGCTGTAAGATCACTCGTGGGAGTTGGAACTACTCTTGGGTCTCGATCGCTGCTTTATACTTCTTGTGTATCTTTTCAGTGATAGCTCAGCCgaacactgaaaaaaaaaaaattagataaatagaACGGAGCGAATTGAttcaatttaaacttttaaaacagttcatttttgtttagtgtttttttattaatttaggaTCGAGTTCTTTTGATAAACTAGAGCCGAAATTCAAATCCGGGTGTGCGCATGTAcggagtttaaatattttaaatattaatttatttatttgaataattttggcGGGAATCTATAGAGTATGCGATTTTTTGTAgctttaagaaattaaaaaattaattgaagtgTGTGTATGTGCGAATGTGAATCGTAAATCTCTTCGAAACTAATTAACTGACTTGAATAATTCTTAGTGCAATCTCGAGTTAATTACTCCTGTAGctcatcaaatttaaaatccaaTCGATggattaatattcaatttaataaataaaattttgaaaatatattttcttttaagtcAGCACCTGCCGGTCTTTTTatcactttaaataaaatccattctcatcaatgtttgaatttaatttatgacaaatttaaattttacgtcaaagaatttttttcataacttttttttagcagCAACTGaaagaaatgtaattttgatgGGCAACAGCAGTGCCAGTGTAAGAAATAATCTGCataaaaaataggaaaaaatagaaacaataagtacagaaaataataaaaatagtaggCGAGAAGGATTTATTCGCACTATTCTcgtgcatatatattttcccgACCTAAATAATCTCAGAGTTGCAATCTACGGAGACATTTGTATTCCTCGCGCGGGTAAATTCTTTTGGCGGtgatgtttatatatatttctatatacatGGTGTAGTTGCTCTTTAAAGGAAAATATCACGGCAgtgtgttaaattcaaaagCCACAGACGTATGTACAGAGAGCACACACTGTGTACTGTATTATccacataatttataaattatttatttatatttttatcgtcatcctcatcctcatcctcactttcctttttaaattcaaatacgcgggaataaattattattctgagCGTATTACTGAACATAAGAAGCTCTCAAGAATTTCCATTATCTCTTTATGCGCagaatttaaactaaaaaatagagttgaattatgataaattaattaaatttaatttaatatatagatatatatatacatatgtctACATACAAGGAATATTAAATTGTCGGttgggttttttttaattatttagttttgttGTATTATTGTCGAGATAAATGAATTTCGTGAAATAGAAAACTGTCAGTAACTTTCGCGAGCAAGCTGCGTCGAGGCACTTTGGATCGACGCCAATTCAATTAGACCCTTAAACGCGTAACCTGACAGAGCAGCGAATTCCTACCCAGGTGGTGTTGGAGCTGCCGCGCAGAACCCACCAGTAACACCCATGCCACCGATCGTACCGGTGGATCTCGATAAATTCATTCTGAGGGACGTGGACGACATGTCTCATTGAATTAAAGTCACCGATTGCGCTTCTGTCAAATTACCCGTTTCGTTTTATTGTTACTTTATTTGTCTTGTTTATGCTATGCTTTACTTTTCATACTAAtcagtatgaaaaattttttaatttatattctggGGATTATTtctatacttaaatatatgagagtgacatttaattatttttttttttttttttattaatttattttttatcgcgaaatatttttatttcccatcGAAAATTTCCTATCGaaattaggttttttttttttttaattctaaagtaaattaatatttaaattttcgatttatcggcaaaaaattaaatgaaaaaatttcatgaaaagtaataaaaataaatttataattttgaaaatttattccattGGTAAAATTGGAGGTttgttatttgaatattaataggGATATTTTCGGgctactgttaaaaaaaaatacatatgtatgtatatattatatatatatagagctAAACTTGACGTGCGAAGAGACAGGAACGAGTTTGAGGATTTCTGTACGCTTGGGAcgtttaaatgtaaattacaCTCCCAGAATCCTCACCCCTCTTTACCTAAggattattaccataatttgcGTCAGCGTCATTTCATTTCCCTTCCTCTTGTTCTCTCTTATTCTATTTATCTCACCTCTATCTCTTCTCATTCATCGGTAGCACTCTGCTGCGCTCTACGCTCTAGACTCTAGACCGAACGTTCAACGCCCAACGTTACGTCTACGCCAGTGGTAGCAGTGGTTGTACCACCACTTGGTACGTACCATCACCACTCTTGTTTCATTTGGGATTTAGTTTGAAATTTCCCCAGACCTCAATCcacttaatcatttttatttaattaaatttcaattcaccAATCACTCgcgatattaattataattactgtcAGTATTTTACCTGCTTTCAAAAATTCTGTTGAGTGACTCGAGCAGGTCAGacctgaaattatttattgatcaaaatttagatggaaatcaaaaaattttgtttttttagaaaaaattcaaaaaatgaaattttactttttgaataattcaaaaaatacttGGCCGATTGGTTTGAAATTTTGGCGGGCTATAAAGGTCCATGTCCTCTTTGACTTCCcacaacaattatttaaatctgttaATTACCTTTCGAGATATTTAAAGTCCGTACATTCGTACATCCGTacggaaatttgaattttggctCTAAAGCccg
This genomic interval carries:
- the LOC103578078 gene encoding uncharacterized protein LOC103578078: MLQCVSNGLKLSMPEECTRKCTKDEPPKICYYFFSLELFPALSNACELCKPTTRQGLKNKPECACILVDGIERTVFSVNRMIPGPQIQVCKNDYIVVDVENMAEGIATTMHWHGLYQENYQHYDGVPFVTQCPIESFDTFRYQFAAAQSGTYFWHSHVAFHRLDGQHGPLIIREPLEDDPSAQYYDFDEPEHVILISDWMHELATERFPGMRHRLSGQTPSNILINGRGTYKSEDGTETDIELETFDVKPNARYRFRLINAFTSVCLAQFNIEDHQLLLIAQDGVNVEPVNVDTIVIGSGERIDFVINTNNTDVKTYWIQVRGLGECQETEVNQLAKLQYQGSDQQDSDPSDPPTYSDGLTRGILYNPLDASCNPEEGTICSSNLKTAAPFDEEILKVQPDVQIRLPFWHHNYNRTNTFDILYNPDPKKYAKYFLALHNNPLVSVVDDIIFKTPSAPPLTEPEGRNYFCDGPDSDYCKAKNGSMHCSCTHVRNIPLHSIVEVVIYDRTLLPWMIHPFHLHGGHFHVFEIGSLPDQSDLSNEDIDKVMTKHRERLVNKSYDRPSAKDSILVPQGGWVIFRFHANNPGYWLFHCHFDWHSITGMKLIFHVGSDSDLPPAPPNFPRCGSFKPPICFNP